One stretch of Motilibacter rhizosphaerae DNA includes these proteins:
- a CDS encoding ATP-binding protein, with protein sequence MTADGPPTDPSRHPQYVEVPLPHDLESPRLARTRVEEILASWHLDRLVDPVKLAVSELVTNAVRYGRPPLQVILRRWDNEVLELDVRDADPSPPRHREPDTDTQSGRGLGIVEALANTVEVEQVPEDGKVVRARFALDD encoded by the coding sequence ATGACGGCCGACGGCCCGCCGACGGACCCGTCGCGGCACCCCCAGTACGTCGAGGTCCCGCTGCCCCATGACCTCGAGTCCCCGCGCCTCGCCCGGACACGGGTCGAGGAGATCCTCGCCAGCTGGCACCTCGACCGGCTCGTCGACCCGGTCAAGCTCGCCGTCAGCGAACTGGTCACCAACGCCGTCCGCTACGGCCGCCCGCCCCTGCAGGTGATCCTCCGCCGCTGGGACAACGAGGTCCTCGAGCTCGACGTGCGCGACGCCGACCCGAGCCCTCCTCGGCACCGCGAGCCGGACACCGACACCCAGTCCGGCCGAGGCCTCGGCATCGTCGAGGCACTCGCCAACACCGTCGAGGTCGAGCAGGTCCCTGAGGACGGCAAGGTCGTGCGCGCCCGCTTCGCCCTCGACGACTGA
- a CDS encoding hemerythrin domain-containing protein produces the protein MTTTKAAWPTQILLPGQAAAPDGPVDMANMYLFHHAFRRDLDRFLRAVPHVALDDLDAWRRLSARWGVLVGQLHHHHEAEDTVLWPWLRERATPEQLLVLDAMEQEHDEIDPGLAQVTAALAALASAGGERAGTRAALSVRLAGVREVLDRHLGHEETDAIALLQQVTTQAEWVALEKRFSKGQPPTAVLQMLPWVVDGVDEHLLRRVLSSAPAPMRLLVRLLHPRFSRREREIFATT, from the coding sequence ATGACGACGACGAAGGCCGCATGGCCGACACAGATCCTGCTCCCCGGGCAAGCCGCCGCACCGGACGGCCCGGTCGACATGGCGAACATGTACTTGTTCCACCACGCGTTCCGCCGCGACCTCGACCGCTTCCTGCGAGCGGTCCCGCACGTCGCCCTCGACGACCTGGACGCGTGGCGGCGGCTCTCGGCGCGCTGGGGCGTGCTCGTGGGCCAGCTGCACCACCACCACGAGGCCGAGGACACCGTGCTCTGGCCTTGGCTGCGCGAGCGCGCGACGCCCGAGCAGCTGCTGGTGCTCGACGCCATGGAGCAGGAGCACGACGAGATCGATCCCGGCCTGGCCCAGGTCACCGCGGCGCTGGCAGCGCTCGCGTCGGCCGGCGGTGAGCGCGCCGGCACTCGGGCGGCGTTGAGCGTACGGCTGGCGGGCGTGCGCGAGGTGCTCGACCGGCACCTCGGCCACGAGGAGACGGACGCGATCGCGCTCCTGCAGCAGGTGACGACGCAGGCGGAGTGGGTCGCGCTGGAGAAGCGCTTCAGCAAGGGCCAGCCGCCGACAGCGGTCCTGCAGATGCTCCCCTGGGTGGTGGACGGCGTCGACGAGCACCTGCTGCGGCGCGTCCTCTCGTCCGCCCCGGCGCCGATGCGGCTGCTCGTACGGTTGCTCCACCCGCGGTTCTCGCGCCGGGAGCGCGAGATCTTCGCGACGACCTGA
- a CDS encoding BTAD domain-containing putative transcriptional regulator, producing the protein MEVGPELAVLGAVEARRDGTVLPLGPPLQRKVLAALALHGGRPVTRDALVELVWGQRAPAAADNTIQTYLSGLRKVLEHERLPHARGEVIVRTSAGYALSTPPVDALRLESVVARVDQRLSGPRDATGVLPASLVGDVDELLAELGTALALWRGAPYPELGDGDGAVAERRRLEALRLLGLELRAALEVMTGGAARAAVDLETMTAAHPLRERLWALRAIALCRAGRQADALGVLAEVREVLARELGIDPGPELVTVQVAVLRQDPAVVPALRSRRPAPPVARAPSVELVGRRSELAQLVDLHEQVVRAPGPPVVALVTGEAGIGKSALVTALARRAEERGTTVVTARCPEDAGAPPLWAWSQLLRGAGVRVAQEEPADDVGAGYRARLRSVDALLEATGGPALLLVEDLQWADASTLQVLHLLATTEGPTRLLLVLTWRAKPSPAVRELAAALARRHAHALALQGLDTAQSAQVLALTSGTSPTPAQAQALHERTGGNPYFLVELARAARGDLDALVAGGASSEGITAALRRRIDALGEKAARTLAAAAVLGRDVEVATLTAAVGSTEDEVVEDLEDAYAAGLLQETGIDRFRFAHDLLRETARAGVTRSRAARLHAAAAAALSTRGLPGRESDLAHHWLAAGPAHASKAWRAAREAAAAARRLYAYDECAQLLRQALAAVGDDPAALAEDRCDLLLTLGDALRLGAQWLDLRPVVHEALAAAQRLGDLERVFTAATLPTDGAYWLASPYGQVDEVVVAALRQLLEALPRHDDPRRCRVMLSLASEVYYATGSAEREALVDEAVAMARRLGDDRLLLTACLAGATSVWRSARSEEQLALAVEAVALARTLQLPLALADALTVHVAAANDLGLVEELPQALELARSQARELELLFSQLLLDGIEIGWCAVRGEHDRLEQLAAGMARLAEPMHLAQLQSSAAAVALMRLWWSDRDEELLAVVRAGEQAAGVPVSAFVAVVLCRTGRLEEAAAYVARGLRIEEDDWLSPAIWSLAAECALRLRDPALASAVYGRLLPLAGRPATAGSGIVVGPTDAFLAMAALAVGERDTASRHASAAERVAERWRAEPVLRWVARFREEWAV; encoded by the coding sequence GTGGAGGTGGGTCCGGAGCTCGCGGTGCTCGGCGCGGTCGAGGCGCGGCGGGACGGGACCGTCCTGCCACTCGGGCCACCGCTCCAGCGCAAGGTCCTCGCGGCGCTGGCTCTGCACGGCGGACGTCCGGTGACGAGGGACGCGCTCGTCGAGCTCGTGTGGGGACAGCGGGCGCCAGCGGCGGCCGACAACACGATCCAGACGTACCTGTCGGGGTTGCGCAAGGTGCTGGAGCACGAGCGGCTCCCGCACGCCCGCGGCGAGGTCATCGTGCGGACGTCCGCCGGGTACGCGTTGAGCACCCCACCGGTCGACGCACTCCGGCTCGAGTCCGTCGTCGCGAGGGTCGACCAGCGGCTCTCCGGCCCGCGCGATGCCACCGGAGTCCTGCCGGCCTCGCTCGTCGGGGACGTCGACGAGCTGCTCGCCGAGCTCGGTACCGCCCTCGCCCTCTGGCGCGGGGCGCCCTACCCGGAACTCGGCGACGGGGACGGAGCCGTCGCCGAGCGGCGCCGGCTCGAGGCGCTGAGGCTGCTCGGCCTCGAGCTCCGTGCAGCGCTCGAGGTCATGACCGGTGGCGCGGCGCGCGCGGCGGTCGACCTGGAGACGATGACGGCGGCCCACCCGCTGCGCGAGCGGTTGTGGGCGCTCCGGGCCATCGCCCTCTGCCGCGCCGGTCGGCAGGCCGACGCCCTGGGCGTGCTCGCCGAGGTGCGCGAGGTGCTCGCCCGCGAGCTCGGGATCGACCCGGGTCCGGAGCTGGTCACGGTGCAGGTCGCGGTCCTGCGGCAGGACCCTGCCGTCGTGCCAGCGCTCCGGTCGCGTCGTCCGGCTCCTCCGGTCGCTCGAGCGCCGTCGGTCGAGCTCGTCGGCCGCCGCTCGGAGTTGGCACAGCTCGTCGACCTGCACGAGCAGGTCGTCAGGGCGCCCGGGCCGCCGGTCGTCGCCCTGGTGACCGGCGAGGCCGGCATCGGCAAGAGCGCGCTCGTCACCGCGCTCGCGCGCCGAGCCGAGGAGCGGGGGACCACTGTCGTCACGGCTCGGTGCCCGGAGGACGCGGGAGCGCCGCCGCTGTGGGCCTGGTCGCAGCTCCTGCGCGGAGCGGGAGTGCGCGTCGCCCAGGAGGAACCCGCCGACGACGTGGGCGCCGGCTACCGCGCCCGGCTCCGCAGCGTCGACGCGCTGCTCGAGGCCACGGGTGGTCCGGCCCTCCTGCTCGTGGAGGACCTCCAGTGGGCCGACGCCTCGACCCTGCAGGTGCTGCACCTGCTCGCCACGACCGAGGGACCGACGCGCCTGCTCCTCGTCCTCACCTGGCGCGCCAAGCCCTCCCCGGCGGTCCGCGAGCTCGCCGCCGCCCTCGCCCGGCGGCACGCGCACGCCCTCGCCCTGCAGGGGTTGGACACCGCGCAGTCGGCGCAGGTCCTCGCCCTCACGAGCGGAACGTCCCCGACTCCCGCCCAGGCGCAGGCCCTGCACGAGCGCACGGGCGGCAACCCGTACTTCCTCGTCGAGCTGGCCCGCGCGGCGCGGGGCGACCTGGACGCGCTCGTCGCTGGCGGCGCCTCCTCCGAGGGCATCACGGCTGCGTTGCGCCGCAGGATCGACGCACTGGGCGAGAAGGCGGCCCGCACGCTCGCCGCGGCAGCGGTCCTGGGGCGCGACGTCGAGGTCGCCACGCTCACAGCGGCGGTCGGCTCGACCGAGGACGAGGTCGTCGAGGACCTCGAGGACGCGTACGCCGCGGGGCTGCTGCAGGAGACCGGGATCGACCGCTTCCGCTTCGCGCACGACCTGCTGCGGGAGACCGCCCGCGCCGGCGTCACCCGCAGTCGTGCGGCGCGGCTGCACGCTGCGGCGGCCGCCGCCCTCTCGACCCGCGGCCTGCCGGGACGCGAGAGCGACCTGGCGCACCACTGGCTGGCCGCCGGCCCTGCCCACGCATCGAAGGCGTGGCGGGCGGCACGCGAGGCGGCGGCGGCTGCCCGGCGGCTGTACGCGTACGACGAGTGCGCGCAGCTGCTGCGGCAGGCGCTGGCCGCGGTCGGCGACGACCCCGCCGCCCTCGCCGAAGACCGGTGCGACCTGCTGCTCACCCTGGGCGACGCGCTGCGCCTCGGCGCGCAGTGGCTGGACCTGCGACCGGTGGTCCATGAGGCGCTCGCGGCGGCGCAGCGGCTCGGCGACCTCGAGCGGGTGTTCACGGCGGCCACCCTGCCGACCGACGGCGCCTACTGGCTGGCGAGCCCGTACGGCCAGGTCGACGAGGTCGTCGTCGCGGCGCTGCGCCAGCTCCTCGAGGCGCTCCCTCGCCACGACGACCCCCGCCGCTGCCGCGTGATGCTCAGCCTCGCCAGCGAGGTGTACTACGCCACGGGGAGCGCGGAGCGCGAGGCGCTGGTCGACGAGGCCGTGGCGATGGCGCGCCGCCTCGGGGATGACCGGCTGCTGCTGACCGCCTGCCTGGCCGGCGCCACCTCGGTGTGGCGCAGCGCGCGCTCGGAGGAGCAGCTCGCCCTGGCCGTCGAGGCGGTGGCGCTCGCGCGCACGCTGCAGCTGCCGCTCGCCCTCGCGGACGCGCTCACGGTCCACGTCGCGGCGGCCAACGACCTCGGCCTCGTCGAGGAGCTGCCCCAGGCGCTGGAGCTCGCGCGCTCCCAGGCCCGCGAGCTCGAGCTGCTCTTCAGCCAGCTGCTGCTCGACGGCATCGAGATCGGCTGGTGCGCCGTGCGCGGCGAGCACGACCGGCTCGAGCAGCTCGCCGCCGGCATGGCGCGGCTGGCCGAGCCCATGCACCTCGCTCAGCTGCAGAGCAGCGCGGCCGCCGTGGCGCTCATGCGGCTCTGGTGGTCCGACCGCGACGAGGAGCTGCTCGCCGTCGTCCGCGCCGGTGAGCAGGCGGCCGGCGTCCCCGTGAGCGCCTTCGTGGCCGTCGTCCTGTGCCGCACCGGCCGCCTCGAGGAGGCCGCGGCGTACGTCGCGCGGGGCCTGCGCATCGAGGAGGACGACTGGCTCTCCCCGGCGATCTGGAGCCTCGCCGCCGAGTGCGCCCTGCGCCTGCGCGATCCCGCCCTCGCGTCCGCGGTGTACGGACGCCTCCTGCCCCTCGCCGGTCGCCCCGCCACCGCCGGGTCCGGCATCGTCGTCGGCCCGACGGACGCCTTCCTCGCGATGGCGGCCCTCGCGGTCGGTGAGCGGGACACCGCCTCCCGCCACGCGAGTGCCGCCGAACGCGTCGCCGAGCGCTGGCGAGCAGAGCCCGTGCTGCGGTGGGTGGCCCGGTTCCGCGAGGAGTGGGCCGTCTAG
- a CDS encoding N-acetyltransferase has product MTDPPRQWLPETFEHPLHVELPTGQHLRPIRAADVDIDLPAVMGSRERLWSIYGAAWGWPPVGMTRQQDLDDLAHHEAEIAAHESFNYALLDEGETELLGCVYIDPAREPGVDADVSWWVVDRLVGTEVERALDELVPRWLGEDWPFRAPRLLRDDLGPLG; this is encoded by the coding sequence ATGACCGACCCCCCTCGCCAGTGGCTCCCTGAGACCTTCGAGCACCCCCTGCACGTCGAACTGCCCACCGGCCAGCACCTGCGCCCCATCCGCGCGGCCGACGTCGACATCGACCTGCCGGCGGTCATGGGCTCGCGCGAGCGGCTGTGGAGCATCTACGGCGCCGCCTGGGGCTGGCCGCCAGTGGGCATGACGCGCCAGCAGGACCTCGACGACCTGGCCCACCACGAGGCGGAGATCGCCGCGCACGAGTCGTTCAACTACGCGCTGCTCGACGAGGGGGAGACCGAGCTGCTCGGCTGCGTCTACATCGATCCCGCGCGCGAGCCGGGCGTCGACGCGGACGTCTCGTGGTGGGTGGTGGACCGGCTGGTCGGTACGGAGGTGGAGCGGGCGCTCGACGAGCTGGTGCCCCGCTGGCTGGGCGAGGACTGGCCGTTCCGCGCACCGCGGCTGCTCCGCGACGACCTCGGCCCGCTGGGCTGA
- a CDS encoding DinB family protein, translating into MTRHVDEDLRGAEFRECDLSGARLVGVVMHDVVIDGSVSNVVVNGVDVTPYVEAELDRRHPVRLLIRSEDPADLREAARQLRASWAATTERIRRTPGIERRSVDDEWSAVQTLRHLVFVHDSWFRRCCLGSPRLFTPMGIGTSIEPYRGAHGLDLSADPSLDEIVSVRDAQAAELEAWLSTVTAAELAARAPVPDGDVWPPYARGRSVRQCLRTVLDETFEHHRFCVRDLDWVSPTGQDPSHAALDVSTGHRSR; encoded by the coding sequence ATGACGCGGCATGTCGACGAGGATCTGCGCGGTGCGGAGTTCCGCGAGTGCGACCTGAGCGGCGCGCGCCTGGTCGGTGTCGTCATGCACGACGTCGTGATCGACGGGTCGGTCAGCAACGTCGTGGTGAACGGTGTGGACGTCACGCCGTACGTCGAGGCAGAGCTCGACCGGCGTCATCCGGTACGGCTGCTGATCCGCTCCGAGGACCCTGCCGACCTGCGCGAGGCAGCGCGTCAGCTCCGTGCTTCCTGGGCGGCCACGACCGAGCGGATCCGCCGAACCCCCGGCATCGAGCGCCGCAGCGTGGACGACGAGTGGTCGGCGGTGCAGACGCTGCGCCACCTGGTCTTCGTCCACGACTCGTGGTTCCGCCGCTGCTGCCTCGGCTCGCCCCGGCTCTTCACGCCGATGGGCATCGGGACGAGCATCGAGCCCTATCGCGGCGCGCACGGGCTCGACCTCTCGGCCGATCCCTCCCTGGACGAGATCGTCAGCGTCCGGGACGCTCAGGCGGCCGAGCTGGAGGCGTGGCTCAGCACGGTCACTGCTGCCGAGCTGGCCGCCCGGGCTCCAGTGCCCGACGGCGATGTCTGGCCGCCGTACGCCCGGGGCCGCTCGGTGCGGCAGTGCCTGCGCACGGTGCTCGACGAGACCTTCGAGCACCACCGCTTCTGCGTCCGCGACCTCGACTGGGTGTCACCCACCGGGCAGGACCCGTCGCACGCAGCGCTCGACGTCAGCACCGGGCACCGGTCGCGCTGA
- a CDS encoding DinB family protein, which yields MVDLADPAAVLIHYLARAHEGLLAKLDGLSERELRMPRTPTGTNLLGIVKHCTNTEWTYLGASVGRTFGGEHLLVPVESYDSDPQADWYATAGESAAATVALYRRVGVATEQTLRELPLDTVGRVAHWPAERAEATLHHLAVRVIDDTSRHAGHADILRELHDGATGLTPAAPNLPEGYDWAAYVARLTALAEGA from the coding sequence ATGGTCGACCTCGCGGACCCGGCAGCGGTCCTCATCCACTACCTCGCCCGCGCCCACGAGGGACTGCTGGCCAAGCTCGACGGGCTGTCGGAGCGTGAGCTGCGCATGCCGCGGACGCCGACGGGCACCAACCTGCTCGGCATCGTCAAGCACTGCACCAACACCGAGTGGACCTACCTCGGCGCGAGCGTCGGCAGGACCTTCGGCGGCGAGCACCTGCTCGTGCCCGTGGAGTCCTACGACAGCGACCCGCAGGCCGACTGGTACGCGACGGCCGGCGAGTCAGCGGCGGCCACTGTCGCGCTCTACCGGAGGGTCGGCGTGGCCACGGAGCAGACCCTGCGCGAGCTCCCGCTCGACACCGTCGGGCGGGTGGCGCACTGGCCCGCCGAGCGGGCCGAGGCCACGCTGCACCACCTCGCCGTCCGCGTGATCGACGACACGTCGCGCCACGCCGGGCACGCCGACATCCTGCGCGAGCTGCACGACGGCGCGACGGGCCTGACCCCGGCGGCACCGAACCTGCCGGAGGGCTACGACTGGGCCGCGTACGTCGCCCGGCTCACCGCGCTGGCGGAGGGCGCCTGA
- a CDS encoding DUF1206 domain-containing protein, which produces MLVPDLRRLRHHPALTGLARVGLVARGVFYLVLAALSVALVVPGPSPQANANGALRRVAANPAGFALLAAAVVGFLAFAVARLLGALSDERQGVWRRVSTGGQALSYVVLAATTASFLVGKHSTGSEQQQHQEAWKVLGLPFGREILAVAGLILIAVCCWQVWTAVGGDFADTLRTERMSRAMRVVTTTTARIGIPARALAFAPIGVFLVVSAVSGDGSDAKGLDALLMTTARAPLGRVGVVLVALGFVVFAAYSFIEARYRAVESGG; this is translated from the coding sequence GTGCTCGTGCCAGACCTGCGCCGGTTGCGGCACCACCCTGCCCTCACCGGGCTGGCGCGGGTGGGCCTGGTGGCGCGGGGAGTGTTCTACCTGGTGCTGGCCGCACTCTCGGTGGCGCTCGTCGTCCCCGGCCCGAGCCCGCAGGCCAACGCGAACGGTGCGCTGCGGCGGGTGGCGGCGAACCCTGCGGGGTTCGCGCTGCTCGCCGCCGCGGTCGTCGGCTTCCTGGCGTTCGCCGTGGCCCGGTTGCTCGGCGCGCTCAGCGACGAGCGGCAGGGCGTGTGGAGGCGGGTCAGCACCGGGGGACAGGCGCTGAGCTACGTCGTCCTCGCGGCCACGACGGCGTCCTTCCTCGTGGGCAAGCACTCGACCGGTTCAGAGCAGCAGCAGCACCAGGAGGCGTGGAAGGTGCTCGGCCTGCCCTTCGGTCGCGAGATCCTCGCGGTGGCAGGCCTCATCCTCATCGCGGTCTGCTGCTGGCAGGTCTGGACCGCTGTCGGGGGCGACTTCGCCGACACCCTCCGCACGGAGCGGATGTCCCGGGCCATGCGGGTGGTCACGACCACCACGGCCCGCATCGGGATCCCCGCCCGCGCGCTGGCGTTCGCGCCGATCGGCGTCTTCCTCGTCGTCAGTGCCGTCAGCGGCGACGGCTCGGACGCGAAGGGGCTGGACGCGCTGCTGATGACGACGGCCCGCGCGCCGCTGGGGCGGGTCGGGGTCGTGCTGGTCGCCCTCGGGTTCGTGGTCTTCGCGGCGTACAGCTTCATCGAGGCGCGCTACCGGGCCGTCGAGAGCGGCGGCTGA
- a CDS encoding SDR family oxidoreductase encodes MELQGAVALVTGANRGLGRRLAEELQGRGVRVYAAARDPRRIDVPGVTPVALDITDPAAVAAAAELARDVTLLVNNAGSATGAGLLSGSLDDVRLEMDTHYFGTLAMVRAFAPVIEANGGGTIVNVLSALSWLNYPGVGAYSAAKSAAWSLTNGARVELAPRGIRVAGLHVGYMDTDMAAGVDAPKSDPRDVARAVADGVAEDAWEILADDVSRHVQQGLAGGVPALYPELAA; translated from the coding sequence ATGGAGCTGCAGGGAGCCGTCGCGCTCGTCACCGGTGCCAACCGCGGGCTGGGGCGCCGCCTCGCGGAGGAGCTGCAGGGGAGGGGAGTGCGGGTGTACGCGGCAGCCCGGGACCCGCGCCGCATCGACGTCCCCGGGGTGACCCCGGTGGCGCTCGACATCACCGATCCCGCCGCGGTCGCCGCCGCCGCTGAGCTCGCCCGTGACGTGACGCTGCTCGTGAACAACGCCGGGTCGGCCACGGGTGCGGGACTGCTGAGCGGGTCGCTCGACGACGTGCGCCTCGAGATGGACACGCACTACTTCGGCACGCTCGCCATGGTGCGGGCCTTCGCCCCGGTCATCGAGGCCAACGGCGGCGGCACCATCGTCAACGTGCTGTCCGCGCTCTCGTGGCTGAACTACCCGGGGGTCGGCGCGTACTCCGCGGCGAAGTCCGCGGCGTGGTCGCTGACGAACGGCGCACGCGTGGAGCTGGCCCCGCGGGGCATCCGCGTGGCGGGGCTGCACGTCGGCTACATGGACACCGACATGGCCGCCGGCGTCGACGCGCCCAAGTCCGACCCGCGTGACGTCGCGCGCGCCGTGGCCGACGGCGTCGCCGAGGACGCCTGGGAGATCCTCGCCGACGACGTCTCCCGGCACGTGCAGCAGGGCCTCGCCGGGGGCGTGCCCGCGCTGTACCCGGAGCTCGCGGCCTGA
- a CDS encoding winged helix-turn-helix transcriptional regulator, with amino-acid sequence MDLVEDRDSWLGAACSISAALDVVGTRSSFLLLREASFGTTRFDDFVRRVGVSEPVAAARLKELVGAGVLERRPYREEGARTRYEYALTTKGRDLVLVLTAMREWGDTWAVGPERATIGVEHEGCGAAVHLRLRCAAGHDVEPDELHVVRGPGLGG; translated from the coding sequence ATGGATCTCGTCGAGGACCGCGACAGCTGGCTCGGCGCGGCCTGCTCGATCTCCGCGGCGCTGGACGTCGTCGGGACCAGGTCGTCGTTCCTCCTGCTGCGCGAGGCGAGCTTCGGCACCACGCGCTTCGACGACTTCGTCCGCCGCGTCGGCGTCAGCGAGCCGGTCGCCGCCGCCCGGCTCAAGGAGCTGGTCGGCGCGGGCGTCCTCGAGCGCCGGCCCTACCGCGAGGAGGGGGCCCGCACGCGCTACGAGTACGCCCTCACCACCAAGGGCCGCGACCTCGTGCTCGTGCTCACCGCCATGCGGGAGTGGGGGGACACGTGGGCGGTCGGCCCGGAGCGCGCGACCATCGGGGTGGAGCACGAGGGCTGCGGGGCCGCGGTCCACCTGCGGCTGCGCTGCGCCGCTGGGCATGACGTCGAGCCCGACGAGCTGCACGTCGTGCGGGGCCCGGGCCTCGGCGGCTGA
- a CDS encoding AzlD domain-containing protein codes for MSWTFVLVLAAGVYLPKLLGHLVPEQVLEAPVVQRFAAVAPAGLLAALVLTQTFVSGTSYVLEPRAAGLGVALAAVALRAPFLVVVMSAVLTAAVVHAL; via the coding sequence ATGAGCTGGACGTTCGTGCTCGTCCTCGCCGCCGGCGTCTACCTGCCGAAGCTGCTCGGCCACCTCGTGCCGGAGCAGGTGCTCGAAGCGCCTGTCGTGCAGCGGTTCGCCGCGGTCGCCCCGGCCGGGCTGCTGGCCGCGCTGGTGCTGACGCAGACCTTCGTCTCGGGGACGTCGTACGTGCTGGAGCCCCGCGCCGCAGGTCTCGGGGTGGCGCTGGCGGCCGTCGCGCTGCGAGCGCCGTTCCTCGTCGTGGTCATGTCCGCCGTGCTCACCGCCGCGGTGGTCCACGCGCTCTGA
- a CDS encoding AzlC family ABC transporter permease, which produces MQQVPAWRRHGAVVRTSLVIGATTGAYGVAFGAAAASAGASAWQALALSLLVFSGGSQFAAVSVVGAGGSWGAGWAAAWLLGLRNGFYGLRVAPLVRRHRLPVRLAAAQVTIDESTAVAVANEADTTAAELGFWLTGVSVYVLWSLGTLVGALGAQSLGRPEAYGLDAAAPAAFAAFLAPQLRRRGVLPVVVVSLVLCAVAVPLTRPGIPVVLAVLPALVVAARRSGARAS; this is translated from the coding sequence GTGCAGCAGGTTCCGGCGTGGCGGCGACACGGCGCGGTGGTGCGCACCTCGCTCGTCATCGGGGCGACCACCGGCGCGTACGGCGTGGCCTTCGGCGCGGCAGCCGCTTCCGCCGGGGCGAGCGCGTGGCAGGCGCTCGCGCTGTCGCTGCTGGTGTTCTCCGGCGGGTCGCAGTTCGCGGCCGTGTCGGTGGTCGGCGCGGGGGGCTCATGGGGCGCGGGGTGGGCAGCCGCGTGGCTCCTCGGGCTGCGCAACGGGTTCTACGGCCTGCGCGTCGCTCCGCTCGTCCGCCGGCACCGGCTGCCCGTGCGCCTCGCTGCGGCCCAGGTGACGATCGACGAGTCGACCGCCGTCGCCGTCGCGAACGAGGCGGACACGACTGCCGCCGAGCTCGGGTTCTGGCTCACCGGCGTCAGTGTCTACGTGCTGTGGAGCCTCGGCACGCTCGTCGGGGCACTGGGTGCGCAGTCGCTCGGGCGCCCGGAGGCGTACGGGCTGGATGCGGCCGCTCCTGCTGCCTTCGCGGCCTTCCTCGCGCCGCAGCTCCGGCGCCGCGGGGTCCTCCCGGTGGTCGTGGTGAGCCTCGTGCTCTGCGCCGTCGCGGTCCCCCTGACGCGGCCGGGGATCCCGGTCGTCCTCGCCGTCCTGCCCGCGCTCGTCGTCGCGGCCCGCCGGAGCGGAGCGCGGGCGTCATGA
- a CDS encoding VOC family protein: MERVLGIGGYFVRAADPVALGQWYRDALGLDLDENGLWRQQDGPTVFAAFESGTDYFGSASQRTMLDFRVRDLDAMLAQLRAHGADVDGEVQEMDGVGRFGWVRDPEGNRIELWQPA; the protein is encoded by the coding sequence ATGGAGCGCGTCCTCGGGATCGGCGGGTACTTCGTCCGGGCAGCCGACCCGGTCGCGCTCGGGCAGTGGTACCGCGACGCGCTCGGTCTCGACCTCGACGAGAACGGCCTGTGGCGCCAGCAGGACGGGCCCACGGTCTTCGCCGCGTTCGAGTCCGGGACGGACTACTTCGGGTCGGCGTCGCAGCGGACCATGCTGGACTTCCGCGTCCGGGACCTCGACGCCATGCTCGCGCAGCTCCGGGCGCACGGGGCGGACGTGGACGGCGAGGTGCAGGAGATGGACGGTGTCGGTCGCTTCGGCTGGGTGCGCGACCCGGAGGGCAACCGCATCGAGCTGTGGCAGCCGGCCTGA
- a CDS encoding TetR family transcriptional regulator — translation MAGRTREPLNRERVLRAAVALADDVGIAGVSMRRLAQDLGVVPMALYKHVADKEQLLDGMVDAVIAEFAVPEDGLGWKDAVRGRVTGARAAVLRHPWARTAIETRTRRSPAVLGHMDAVSGAFFSGGLSADLVHHLMHTLGNRIWGFSPELFDAPEDGPGRELTEAEQQAMATQFAQQFPHILQIAVAATGGDLSGVGGGCDEEFEFAFALDLVLDAAERLHRAGWSSRARETAG, via the coding sequence ATGGCCGGCCGCACCCGGGAGCCGCTGAACCGCGAGCGGGTCCTGCGCGCTGCTGTGGCCCTCGCCGACGACGTGGGGATCGCCGGTGTGAGCATGCGCCGGCTCGCCCAGGACCTCGGGGTGGTCCCGATGGCGCTCTACAAGCACGTCGCGGACAAGGAGCAGCTGCTCGACGGCATGGTGGATGCGGTCATCGCCGAGTTCGCCGTGCCGGAGGACGGGCTGGGGTGGAAGGACGCGGTGCGCGGGAGGGTGACCGGCGCGCGGGCTGCCGTCCTGCGCCACCCCTGGGCACGCACCGCGATCGAGACGCGGACCCGCCGGTCGCCCGCCGTGCTCGGTCACATGGACGCCGTCTCCGGGGCGTTCTTCTCCGGTGGGCTGTCGGCGGACCTCGTGCACCACCTCATGCACACCCTCGGCAACCGCATCTGGGGCTTCAGCCCGGAGCTGTTCGACGCTCCGGAGGACGGCCCGGGTCGCGAGCTGACGGAGGCCGAGCAGCAGGCGATGGCGACGCAGTTCGCCCAGCAGTTCCCGCACATCCTGCAGATCGCCGTGGCGGCGACCGGCGGCGACCTCTCAGGAGTGGGTGGTGGGTGCGACGAGGAGTTCGAGTTCGCCTTCGCGCTCGACCTCGTGCTCGACGCGGCCGAGCGGCTGCACCGCGCAGGCTGGAGCTCGCGAGCGCGCGAGACCGCGGGCTGA